In one window of Skermanella rosea DNA:
- a CDS encoding YnbE family lipoprotein — MTHIPIARRRLLLGTALAGLAPVLAACSPTVKVEAPDKPIEINLNIRIEQEVRIKVERDLEQVFADDPELFGLPSGSAPRSGGQGAGEKGGGTP; from the coding sequence ATGACGCACATCCCGATCGCGCGCCGGCGCCTGCTTCTCGGAACGGCGCTGGCCGGCCTCGCCCCGGTGCTGGCGGCCTGCAGCCCGACGGTCAAGGTCGAGGCTCCCGACAAGCCGATCGAGATCAACCTGAACATCCGCATCGAACAGGAAGTCCGGATCAAGGTCGAGCGTGACCTGGAGCAGGTGTTCGCCGACGATCCCGAGCTCTTCGGGTTGCCGTCCGGCAGCGCGCCCCGGAGCGGCGGACAAGGTGCCGGCGAAAAGGGAGGCGGTACGCCATGA
- a CDS encoding YdbL family protein → MRRLLIVAALALWAGAAAPAVAQAPLDQAKQAGLVGERPDGLIGFVAGTVPADIRALVDRINAQRLDRYAQVARTNGASVESVQAVAGRQLIERTPGGQYVMTASGDWRRK, encoded by the coding sequence ATGAGACGTTTGTTGATCGTAGCCGCGCTGGCCCTGTGGGCCGGGGCCGCGGCTCCGGCGGTGGCGCAGGCTCCCCTGGACCAAGCCAAGCAGGCGGGACTGGTCGGCGAGCGGCCCGACGGGCTGATAGGCTTCGTCGCCGGAACCGTTCCCGCCGACATCCGCGCCCTGGTGGACCGGATCAATGCCCAGCGGCTCGACCGGTATGCCCAGGTGGCCCGGACCAACGGGGCGTCGGTCGAGAGCGTGCAGGCCGTGGCCGGCCGCCAGCTGATCGAGCGGACGCCCGGCGGGCAGTACGTCATGACGGCGTCGGGCGACTGGCGGCGCAAATAG
- a CDS encoding gamma carbonic anhydrase family protein, with the protein MTALIMPHHGKSPAIHESAFIADTAVVIGDVEIGEDSGIWFGCVVRGDVNVVRIGARTNIQDGVVIHVASKGQGTYIGDDITIGHMALLHACTLESGCFVGMRACLMDGSYVETGGMVAAGALLTPGKRVRKGELWAGTPARFMREVTPEEIDFFPRSARQYVDLAASYRRP; encoded by the coding sequence ATGACCGCCTTGATCATGCCGCACCACGGCAAGTCACCTGCAATCCATGAAAGCGCCTTCATCGCGGATACCGCGGTGGTCATCGGCGACGTCGAGATCGGCGAGGATTCCGGGATCTGGTTCGGCTGCGTGGTCCGGGGCGACGTCAACGTCGTCCGGATCGGTGCGCGCACCAACATCCAGGACGGCGTGGTGATCCATGTCGCCTCGAAGGGGCAGGGGACCTATATCGGCGACGACATCACCATCGGCCATATGGCCCTGCTGCACGCCTGCACGCTGGAGAGCGGCTGCTTCGTCGGCATGAGGGCCTGCCTGATGGACGGCTCCTATGTGGAGACCGGCGGCATGGTGGCCGCCGGCGCCCTGCTGACCCCGGGCAAGCGGGTCCGCAAGGGGGAGCTTTGGGCGGGAACGCCCGCGCGCTTCATGCGCGAGGTCACCCCCGAGGAGATCGACTTCTTCCCGAGGTCGGCCCGTCAGTACGTGGACTTGGCGGCGAGCTACCGGCGGCCCTGA
- a CDS encoding PHA/PHB synthase family protein — protein MAETHGAETQGSDVKFPDPVELSRAMARIAEHSQHLVSEFLARQVHDGNHAPSTDPLNIGHAFIEMTTRLMADPVKLMQAQMSLWQDYMTLWQRTTQRFLGQEADPVILPAKDDRRFKDSAWDENTLFDFIKQSYLLTARFMQSSVRGVDGLDDKTAMKVDFYTRQFVDAMAPSNFVMTNPEVLRATMESGGENLVKGLEHLLDDLERGKGQLSIRMTDYDAFQVGRNIASTPGKVVYQNDLMQLIQYSPTTEQVLRRPLLIVPPWINKYYILDLRAKNSFIKWAVDQGITVFMVSWVNPDEELAAKSFEDYMVEGPLAALDQIQLATGEAEVNAIGYCLGGTLLASTLAYMAAKGDERITSATFFTTMTDFSEAGELSVFIDEEQLQMLEEKMNEKGYLDGSTMATSFNMLRANDLIWSFVVNNYLLGKDPFPFDLLYWNSDSTRMPARMHSFYLRNMYQKNLLIQPGGISLKGEPIDLRKIRTPVFMLSTREDHIAPWKSTYAGTQIFSGPVRFVLSASGHIAGVVNPPAAEKYCYWTNAKLPKAPDDWLATAKQNPGSWWPEWQRWLSKHGGGKVEARIPGTGGLPVIEDAPGSYVAVRIT, from the coding sequence ATGGCCGAAACGCATGGAGCCGAAACGCAAGGCTCCGACGTGAAGTTCCCCGATCCCGTCGAACTGAGCCGGGCGATGGCCCGCATCGCCGAGCACAGCCAGCATCTGGTATCCGAGTTCCTGGCCCGGCAGGTTCATGACGGGAACCATGCCCCGTCGACCGATCCGCTGAACATCGGCCATGCCTTCATCGAGATGACCACGCGGTTGATGGCCGACCCGGTCAAGCTGATGCAGGCCCAGATGTCGCTGTGGCAGGACTACATGACCCTGTGGCAGCGCACCACCCAGCGCTTCCTCGGCCAGGAGGCCGATCCGGTCATCCTGCCGGCCAAGGACGACCGCCGGTTCAAGGACAGCGCCTGGGACGAGAACACGCTGTTCGACTTCATCAAGCAGTCCTACCTGCTGACCGCCCGCTTCATGCAGTCGAGCGTCCGCGGCGTCGACGGTCTGGACGACAAGACGGCCATGAAGGTCGATTTCTACACCCGCCAGTTCGTCGACGCGATGGCGCCCAGCAACTTCGTCATGACCAACCCGGAGGTGCTTCGCGCCACCATGGAGTCCGGCGGCGAGAACCTGGTCAAGGGCCTGGAGCACCTGCTGGACGACCTAGAGCGCGGCAAGGGCCAGCTCAGCATCCGGATGACCGACTACGACGCCTTCCAGGTCGGCAGGAACATCGCCTCGACCCCGGGCAAGGTCGTCTACCAGAACGACCTGATGCAGCTGATCCAGTACAGCCCGACGACGGAGCAGGTGCTGCGGCGTCCGCTGCTGATCGTGCCGCCGTGGATCAACAAGTACTACATCCTCGACCTGCGGGCGAAGAACTCGTTCATCAAGTGGGCGGTCGACCAGGGGATCACCGTCTTCATGGTGTCCTGGGTCAACCCCGACGAGGAACTGGCCGCCAAGAGCTTCGAGGACTACATGGTCGAGGGGCCGCTGGCAGCACTCGACCAGATCCAGCTCGCGACCGGCGAGGCGGAGGTCAACGCCATCGGATACTGCCTGGGCGGCACCCTGCTCGCGTCAACCCTGGCCTATATGGCGGCGAAGGGCGACGAGCGGATCACCAGTGCCACCTTCTTCACGACCATGACCGACTTCTCCGAGGCCGGCGAGCTGTCCGTGTTCATCGACGAAGAGCAGCTCCAGATGCTCGAGGAGAAGATGAACGAGAAGGGCTACCTGGACGGCAGCACCATGGCGACCAGCTTCAACATGCTGCGCGCCAACGACCTGATCTGGTCGTTCGTGGTCAACAACTACCTGCTGGGCAAGGACCCGTTCCCGTTCGACCTGCTGTACTGGAACTCGGATTCGACCCGCATGCCGGCGCGGATGCACAGCTTCTACCTGCGCAACATGTACCAGAAGAACCTGCTGATCCAGCCGGGCGGCATCAGCCTGAAGGGCGAGCCGATCGACCTGCGGAAGATCAGGACGCCCGTCTTCATGCTGTCGACCCGCGAGGACCATATCGCGCCTTGGAAATCGACCTATGCCGGGACGCAGATCTTCTCCGGCCCGGTCAGGTTCGTCCTGTCGGCGTCGGGCCACATCGCGGGCGTGGTCAACCCGCCAGCGGCGGAGAAATACTGCTACTGGACCAACGCCAAGCTGCCCAAGGCTCCGGACGACTGGCTGGCGACCGCCAAGCAGAACCCGGGTTCCTGGTGGCCGGAATGGCAGCGCTGGCTGTCCAAGCATGGCGGCGGCAAGGTGGAGGCCCGCATCCCCGGGACCGGCGGGCTGCCGGTGATCGAGGATGCGCCGGGTTCCTACGTCGCGGTCAGGATCACCTGA
- a CDS encoding LL-diaminopimelate aminotransferase, with product MTDSEFHRIKRLPPYVFAEVNAMKARARAAGEDIIDFGMGNPDLPTPPHIVEKLIEAVQDPKTHRYSNSRGIPGLRRAICSYYKKRFNVTLDPESEAIVTIGSKEGLANLAQAITSPGDIMLVPNPSYPIHPFGFILAGAAIRHLPIGQGYSFMESLERAVKHSVPKPLAVVLNYPSNPTAEVVDLDFYRPIVEFCLKHGIYILSDLAYSEIYFDDVPPPSILEIPEAREIAVEFTSMSKTYSMPGWRIGFATGNKKLITALARIKSYLDYGAFTPIQVAAAAALNGPQDCVAEARAIYKARRDVLIEGLAAAGWQVPSPPASMFAWAPIPAQFAHLGSLEFSKLLLQEAKVAVAPGIGFGEYGDGHVRLALVENQHRIRQACRNIRLFFQEAGIAPQGTARRPPVPAGAKQRAAS from the coding sequence ATGACGGATAGCGAATTCCACCGGATCAAGAGATTACCGCCGTATGTGTTCGCGGAAGTGAACGCCATGAAGGCGCGAGCCCGAGCCGCAGGCGAGGACATCATCGATTTCGGCATGGGCAATCCGGATCTGCCGACCCCGCCGCACATCGTGGAGAAGCTGATCGAGGCGGTCCAAGACCCGAAGACCCACCGCTATTCCAATTCGCGGGGCATCCCCGGCCTGCGGCGGGCGATCTGCTCCTACTACAAGAAGCGCTTCAACGTGACGCTCGACCCGGAGAGCGAGGCGATCGTCACGATCGGATCCAAGGAAGGGCTGGCCAACCTGGCGCAGGCGATCACCAGCCCGGGCGACATCATGCTGGTGCCCAATCCCAGCTACCCGATCCATCCCTTCGGCTTCATCCTGGCCGGCGCCGCGATCCGCCACCTGCCGATCGGGCAGGGCTACAGCTTCATGGAGTCGCTGGAGCGCGCGGTGAAGCACAGCGTGCCCAAGCCGCTGGCGGTCGTGCTGAACTATCCGTCGAACCCGACGGCCGAGGTCGTCGATCTCGACTTCTACCGGCCGATCGTCGAGTTCTGCCTGAAGCACGGCATCTATATCCTGTCCGATCTGGCCTATTCCGAGATCTATTTCGACGACGTGCCGCCGCCGTCGATCCTGGAGATCCCGGAAGCGCGGGAGATCGCGGTCGAGTTCACGTCGATGAGCAAGACCTATTCCATGCCGGGCTGGCGAATCGGCTTCGCGACCGGCAACAAGAAGCTGATCACCGCCCTGGCGCGCATCAAGTCCTACCTGGACTACGGCGCCTTCACCCCGATCCAGGTCGCCGCCGCCGCGGCGCTCAACGGTCCGCAGGACTGCGTCGCCGAGGCTCGGGCGATCTACAAGGCGCGCCGCGACGTCCTGATCGAGGGGCTGGCGGCGGCGGGGTGGCAGGTGCCCAGCCCGCCGGCCAGCATGTTCGCCTGGGCGCCGATCCCGGCCCAGTTCGCCCACCTGGGCAGCCTGGAGTTCAGCAAGCTGCTGCTCCAGGAGGCCAAGGTCGCCGTGGCGCCCGGCATCGGCTTCGGCGAGTACGGCGACGGCCATGTCCGCCTGGCGCTGGTCGAGAACCAGCACCGCATCCGGCAGGCCTGCCGCAACATCCGCCTGTTCTTCCAGGAAGCCGGGATCGCGCCGCAGGGTACCGCGCGCCGCCCCCCGGTTCCCGCCGGCGCCAAGCAGCGGGCCGCGTCGTGA
- a CDS encoding homoserine dehydrogenase, giving the protein MIAPLKIGVAGLGTVGGGVLKLLDGHADLLAGRSGRRMIVTAVSARTRGRDRGVDLSGARWYEDATALAADPDVDVVVELIGGSEGVARELCETALSRGKHVVTANKALLALHGTGLARLAEENGVALAFEAAVAGGIPVIKGLREGLAANGIKEVHGILNGTCNYILTEMRETGREFGDVLAEAQKLGYAEADPSFDIDGVDAAHKLAILTSVAFGCAVDFESVHIEGIRHISALDIDYARELGYRIKLLGIARRYNGNVEQRVHPAMVPVDSPIASVDGVFNAVVADGDFVEKVTFVGRGAGAGPTASAVVADLVDVARGRISPAFGVPSDRLESVRAAPPEERRGAYYLRLMVVDRPGVIAEVAAALRDENVSMESFLQRGRAPGEAVPVVLTTHDTDEASMQRALESLSRLEAVLEAPRMIRIEQF; this is encoded by the coding sequence GTGATCGCCCCGCTGAAGATCGGGGTCGCCGGCCTCGGGACCGTCGGCGGCGGCGTCCTGAAGCTGCTGGACGGCCATGCCGACCTGCTGGCCGGGCGGAGCGGCCGGCGCATGATCGTCACCGCGGTCAGCGCGCGGACCCGCGGCCGTGACCGCGGCGTGGACCTCAGCGGCGCCCGCTGGTACGAGGACGCGACGGCGCTGGCCGCCGATCCCGACGTCGACGTCGTGGTCGAACTGATCGGCGGGTCCGAGGGAGTCGCCCGCGAACTGTGCGAGACCGCTCTGTCCCGCGGCAAGCACGTGGTCACCGCCAACAAGGCGCTGCTGGCGCTCCACGGCACCGGCCTGGCCCGGCTGGCCGAGGAGAACGGGGTGGCGCTCGCCTTCGAGGCGGCGGTGGCCGGCGGCATCCCGGTGATCAAGGGACTCCGCGAGGGGCTGGCGGCCAACGGGATCAAGGAAGTCCACGGCATCCTGAACGGCACCTGCAACTACATCCTGACCGAGATGCGAGAGACCGGGCGCGAGTTCGGCGACGTGCTCGCCGAGGCGCAGAAGCTGGGCTATGCCGAGGCGGACCCGAGCTTCGACATCGACGGCGTGGACGCCGCCCACAAGCTGGCGATCCTGACCTCCGTCGCGTTCGGCTGCGCGGTCGATTTCGAATCCGTCCATATCGAAGGCATCCGGCACATCTCCGCGCTGGACATCGACTATGCCCGGGAACTGGGATACCGGATCAAGCTGCTGGGCATCGCCCGGCGCTACAACGGAAACGTCGAGCAGCGGGTCCATCCGGCCATGGTGCCGGTCGATTCGCCGATCGCGTCGGTCGACGGCGTGTTCAACGCGGTGGTGGCGGACGGGGATTTCGTCGAGAAGGTCACCTTCGTCGGCCGCGGTGCTGGCGCCGGCCCGACAGCGTCGGCGGTCGTCGCCGACCTCGTGGACGTGGCGCGGGGCCGGATCTCCCCGGCGTTCGGCGTCCCGTCCGATCGGCTTGAAAGCGTCCGAGCCGCCCCGCCCGAGGAACGCCGAGGAGCGTACTACCTGCGCCTCATGGTGGTCGACCGCCCCGGCGTGATAGCAGAGGTGGCGGCGGCGTTGCGCGACGAGAATGTTTCCATGGAATCGTTCCTGCAGCGCGGCCGTGCGCCGGGAGAAGCGGTTCCCGTCGTGTTGACTACACACGATACCGACGAGGCGTCCATGCAGCGGGCGCTGGAGTCGCTGTCGCGGTTGGAAGCGGTGCTGGAAGCGCCGCGGATGATTCGCATCGAGCAGTTCTGA
- the glpX gene encoding class II fructose-bisphosphatase: protein MDRNLALEVVRVTEAAALSASLLIGRGDEKLADQAAVDAMRQALNSLAIDGTVVIGEGERDEAPMLYIGEKVGTGGPKVDIALDPLEGTTITATGGPNALAVVAMAEEGGFLNAPDVYMDKIAVGGNLPENVVDLDETVANNLKNLAKAKGAEVSELLVCILDRPRHSELIAKVREAGARIMLISDGDVSGVIATSQPESGVDMYMGSGGAPEGVLAAAALRCIGGQFQGRLLFRNDDEKARAARWGVTDLTRKYELNDLASGNVMFAATGVTTGTMLRGVRRFAGGAVTHSIVMRSKSGTVRIVEAHHNFRRKTGFGPADK, encoded by the coding sequence ATGGACCGCAACCTGGCCCTCGAGGTCGTACGCGTCACCGAGGCGGCCGCCCTGTCGGCATCGCTGCTGATCGGCCGCGGCGACGAGAAGCTGGCCGACCAGGCGGCTGTGGATGCGATGCGCCAGGCGCTGAACAGCCTGGCGATCGACGGCACCGTCGTGATCGGCGAGGGCGAGCGGGACGAGGCGCCGATGCTCTATATCGGCGAGAAGGTCGGCACCGGCGGCCCGAAGGTCGATATCGCCCTCGACCCGCTGGAGGGCACCACCATCACCGCGACGGGCGGCCCGAACGCGCTCGCCGTGGTCGCGATGGCGGAGGAGGGCGGCTTCCTGAACGCGCCCGACGTCTACATGGACAAGATCGCGGTCGGCGGCAACCTGCCCGAAAATGTCGTGGACCTGGACGAGACGGTCGCCAATAACCTGAAGAACCTGGCCAAGGCCAAGGGCGCCGAAGTCTCCGAGCTGCTGGTCTGCATCCTGGACCGGCCGCGCCACTCCGAGCTGATCGCCAAGGTCCGCGAGGCCGGCGCCCGAATCATGCTGATCTCCGACGGCGACGTGTCCGGCGTGATCGCGACCTCCCAGCCGGAAAGCGGCGTGGACATGTACATGGGCAGCGGCGGCGCGCCGGAAGGCGTCCTGGCGGCGGCGGCCCTGCGCTGCATCGGCGGCCAGTTCCAGGGCCGGCTGCTGTTCCGCAACGACGACGAGAAGGCCCGGGCGGCGCGCTGGGGCGTCACCGACCTGACCCGCAAGTACGAGCTGAACGACCTGGCCAGCGGCAACGTGATGTTCGCCGCCACCGGCGTCACCACCGGCACCATGCTGCGGGGCGTTCGCCGTTTCGCCGGCGGGGCCGTGACCCACTCGATCGTCATGCGCTCGAAGAGCGGCACCGTCCGCATCGTCGAGGCGCACCACAACTTCCGCCGCAAGACCGGCTTCGGTCCCGCGGATAAGTGA
- the recJ gene encoding single-stranded-DNA-specific exonuclease RecJ: MSSQHAFLNVTRSLGGRRWIARPSDERTALALAQSHGLPELVGRVLSARGVDLPTADNFLSPTLKALLPDPSHLKDMDAAADRIARAIRSGERVAVFGDYDVDGATSSALLRRFFRAAGADLSVYIPDRIAEGYGPNAPALIRLKEKGISLVVTVDCGVTAFDPLAAAAAAGLDVVVVDHHAAEPRLPQAVAVVNPNRVDDASPHKTLAAVGVTFLLVVALNRVLRDAGWWSAGRPQPDLLGWLDIVALGTVCDVVPLVGLNRALVSQGLRVMARRSNPGITALSDLCKLAEKPDAWHAGYILGPRVNAGGRVGASDLGARLLSTDDPAEAADLARILDQHNTERRAIEAAVVEEAMVQVEAALEDLGGLVFAVGEGWHPGVIGIVAARLKERYNRAACVVALDKGIGKASGRSVRGVDLGAAVIAARHAGLLIAGGGHRMAAGFTAAAERLPELKQFLSDRIAAQQEGGPLAPTLELDGVLSVGGATPDLVGTLAKLGPFGTGNSEPRFALADARIAHASVVGENHVRCILTSGGGERLKAIAFRALDSDLGKGLLKSGGAPLHVAGHLRPDNWQGRNEVQLMIEDAAPVWGGN; encoded by the coding sequence GTGAGTTCGCAACACGCCTTCCTGAACGTTACCCGCTCGCTCGGCGGCCGGCGCTGGATCGCCCGGCCGTCCGACGAGCGGACCGCCCTGGCGCTCGCCCAGAGCCACGGCCTGCCGGAACTGGTGGGCCGCGTCCTCTCGGCGCGCGGCGTCGATCTGCCCACGGCGGACAATTTCCTGTCGCCGACGCTCAAGGCGTTGCTGCCCGACCCCAGCCACCTGAAGGACATGGACGCCGCGGCCGACCGCATCGCGCGCGCGATCCGGTCCGGCGAACGGGTGGCGGTGTTCGGCGACTATGATGTGGACGGCGCCACCTCCTCGGCACTGCTGCGCCGTTTCTTCCGCGCGGCGGGGGCGGACCTCTCCGTCTATATTCCGGACCGGATCGCCGAAGGCTACGGCCCCAACGCGCCGGCGCTGATCCGCCTGAAGGAAAAGGGCATCAGCCTGGTGGTCACGGTCGATTGCGGCGTTACCGCCTTCGATCCGCTGGCCGCCGCCGCCGCCGCGGGGCTCGACGTGGTCGTGGTCGACCACCACGCCGCGGAGCCGCGCCTGCCGCAGGCGGTCGCGGTGGTGAACCCCAACCGGGTGGATGACGCCTCGCCGCACAAGACCCTTGCGGCGGTCGGCGTCACCTTCCTGCTGGTCGTGGCGCTCAACCGCGTGCTGCGGGATGCCGGCTGGTGGTCGGCGGGCCGGCCGCAGCCGGACTTGCTGGGCTGGCTCGACATCGTTGCCCTGGGCACGGTATGCGACGTGGTCCCGCTGGTCGGCCTCAACCGCGCCCTGGTGAGCCAAGGGCTCAGGGTGATGGCGCGGCGGTCCAACCCGGGCATCACCGCCTTGTCCGACCTGTGCAAGCTGGCGGAGAAGCCGGACGCCTGGCATGCCGGCTATATCCTGGGGCCGCGGGTGAACGCCGGCGGGCGGGTCGGCGCGTCCGACCTGGGTGCCCGGCTGCTCTCGACCGACGATCCGGCCGAGGCCGCCGACCTGGCGCGCATCCTCGACCAGCACAATACCGAGCGCCGCGCCATCGAGGCGGCGGTGGTCGAGGAGGCCATGGTCCAGGTCGAGGCGGCGCTGGAGGACCTGGGCGGGCTGGTCTTCGCGGTCGGCGAAGGCTGGCATCCGGGGGTGATCGGCATCGTCGCCGCCCGCCTGAAGGAGCGCTACAACCGCGCGGCCTGCGTCGTGGCGCTCGACAAGGGCATCGGAAAGGCGTCCGGCCGGTCGGTCCGCGGGGTCGACCTGGGGGCGGCGGTGATCGCCGCGCGCCATGCCGGCCTGCTGATCGCCGGCGGCGGCCACCGCATGGCGGCGGGCTTCACCGCGGCTGCCGAGCGGCTGCCGGAGCTGAAGCAATTCCTGTCCGACCGCATCGCCGCCCAGCAGGAGGGCGGACCGCTGGCCCCGACCCTGGAGCTGGACGGCGTGCTGTCGGTGGGGGGCGCCACGCCCGACCTGGTCGGTACGCTGGCCAAGCTGGGGCCGTTCGGCACCGGCAATTCTGAGCCCCGCTTCGCGCTGGCCGACGCCCGGATCGCCCATGCCAGCGTGGTCGGCGAGAACCATGTCCGCTGCATCCTGACCAGCGGAGGCGGCGAGCGCCTGAAGGCCATCGCGTTCCGCGCGCTCGACAGCGACCTGGGCAAGGGCCTGCTGAAGAGCGGCGGCGCGCCGCTTCATGTCGCCGGTCATCTGCGCCCCGACAACTGGCAGGGACGCAACGAGGTCCAGCTGATGATCGAGGACGCCGCCCCGGTCTGGGGAGGGAACTGA
- a CDS encoding transposase yields the protein MSSGRQGTQTPTCRGAIDSQSVKTIEAGGPRGYRGGKKVTGRKHHVLVDTEGTLLKAKIHPGECQEFRVRAGGFA from the coding sequence GTGTCATCGGGTCGCCAAGGGACGCAAACCCCAACCTGCCGCGGGGCGATCGACAGCCAGTCGGTCAAGACCATCGAAGCCGGTGGTCCGCGCGGCTATCGCGGCGGCAAGAAGGTGACCGGTCGAAAGCACCATGTGCTGGTCGATACCGAGGGCACCTTGCTGAAGGCCAAGATCCACCCGGGAGAGTGTCAGGAATTTCGTGTGAGGGCGGGCGGTTTCGCATGA
- a CDS encoding IS256 family transposase, translated as MARRKPPVIPDALLDQLLAGSDAKSAFDPNGLLDGLKKALAERALNAEMDHHLAGEDEAGNGRNGYGRKTVLTDTGKLELEIPRDRRATFDPQLIAKYQRRFPGFDDKIVSMYARGMSVREIVGHLRELYGVEVSPDLISAVTDAVLDEIATWQARPLEPVYPLVFFDALRVKVRDEGLVRNKAVHVALGVRADGTKEILGLWLEQNEGAKFWLRVLNELRNRGVEDILIAVVDGLKGFPDAIQAVFPQAMVQTCIVHLLRNSLEFVSWKDRRAVAAALKDIYRAIDATAAEAALEAFEDSAWGRKYPAIGPCWRRAWNEVVPFYAFPAEVRRILYTTNAIESLNAKLRRAVRARGHFPTDDAALKLIFLVLHRTEKQWTMPAREWAMAKAQFAVLFGERFTKAFA; from the coding sequence ATGGCTCGTCGCAAACCACCCGTCATCCCTGACGCCCTGCTCGACCAACTTCTTGCCGGGTCCGACGCGAAGAGCGCGTTCGATCCGAACGGCCTTCTGGACGGCCTGAAGAAGGCACTTGCCGAGCGGGCGCTGAATGCCGAGATGGACCATCATCTCGCCGGCGAGGACGAGGCCGGCAACGGCCGGAACGGCTACGGCCGCAAGACGGTGCTGACCGACACCGGCAAGCTGGAACTGGAGATCCCGCGCGATCGGCGGGCGACCTTCGATCCGCAGCTCATCGCCAAGTACCAGCGGCGCTTTCCGGGCTTCGACGACAAGATCGTATCGATGTATGCCCGCGGCATGAGCGTCCGGGAGATCGTCGGGCACCTGCGCGAACTCTACGGCGTGGAGGTCTCGCCCGACCTGATCAGCGCCGTGACCGACGCCGTGCTGGACGAGATCGCCACCTGGCAGGCCCGGCCGCTGGAGCCGGTCTACCCGCTAGTGTTCTTCGACGCCCTGCGGGTCAAGGTCCGCGACGAGGGACTGGTCCGCAACAAGGCCGTCCACGTGGCCCTCGGTGTGCGGGCCGACGGCACCAAGGAGATCCTCGGCCTGTGGCTGGAGCAGAACGAGGGCGCCAAGTTCTGGCTGCGTGTCCTGAACGAGCTGCGCAACCGCGGCGTGGAGGACATCCTGATCGCCGTGGTCGACGGGCTGAAGGGCTTTCCCGACGCCATCCAGGCGGTGTTCCCGCAGGCCATGGTCCAGACCTGCATCGTGCACCTGCTGCGCAACAGCCTGGAGTTCGTCTCCTGGAAGGACCGCCGGGCCGTCGCAGCCGCCCTGAAGGACATCTACCGGGCGATCGACGCCACGGCCGCCGAGGCCGCGCTGGAAGCCTTCGAGGACAGCGCCTGGGGACGCAAGTATCCGGCCATCGGCCCGTGCTGGCGCCGCGCCTGGAACGAGGTGGTGCCGTTCTACGCCTTCCCGGCCGAGGTCCGGCGCATCCTGTACACCACCAACGCCATCGAATCCTTGAATGCCAAGCTCCGCCGGGCCGTTCGCGCCCGAGGCCACTTCCCGACTGACGATGCCGCCCTGAAGCTGATCTTCCTGGTCTTGCACAGGACCGAGAAACAGTGGACCATGCCGGCACGCGAATGGGCCATGGCAAAGGCTCAGTTCGCCGTCCTCTTCGGTGAGCGCTTCACAAAGGCATTCGCCTGA
- a CDS encoding transposase, with the protein MLLLTRLHVLLPTIVLFWADSSYQGLNSWIQENLGWTLTIARHWWTGVRGFWCAPGQEPPTIPAAFHVLPRRWRWVVERSLTWFCRNYRLAKDYERLPETGEMFFYMALSRILNIRLEKHLELTT; encoded by the coding sequence ATGCTTCTGCTCACCCGCCTGCACGTCCTGCTCCCCACCATCGTGCTGTTCTGGGCCGACAGCAGCTATCAAGGCCTGAATAGCTGGATCCAGGAAAACCTTGGATGGACCCTGACGATTGCCAGGCATTGGTGGACCGGTGTCCGGGGGTTCTGGTGTGCCCCCGGTCAGGAGCCCCCGACCATTCCCGCCGCCTTCCATGTCTTACCGCGCCGGTGGCGATGGGTCGTTGAAAGATCGCTGACCTGGTTCTGCCGCAACTACCGTCTGGCCAAGGACTATGAACGACTACCGGAAACCGGCGAGATGTTCTTCTACATGGCCTTGAGCCGCATCCTGAACATACGGCTGGAAAAACACCTGGAACTGACAACGTAA